From the Candidatus Pelagibacter sp. IMCC9063 genome, the window GATCCAATTGGTAAGTTAAATGTATATTTCCAATTAAAGGCGTTCCCACTGGTTGATCCAGAAGCTTTACCAATAACTCCATCTGCAAAACCAGTGTAAAAATTTTCACCTTCTTTGGTAATAGTCCATTCACGAAATTCTTTGCTTCCATCATCATAAATAAAATCTTCTTTTAAAATGAGTGTTTTTCCATCCCAAGTTCCGTCTATATAAACGATAAAAGATTTCTTTATATTCCCAAATCTATCTTCAAAAACACCTCTTGCAGTAGTTTTGCCAGAAAAATATTCCTCTAGTTTTAACTCTGGTTTCTTTAAT encodes:
- a CDS encoding DUF3833 domain-containing protein, which codes for MSRIKNIFLAILLLSVLNSCSTMKLEEFKLKKPELKLEEYFSGKTTARGVFEDRFGNIKKSFIVYIDGTWDGKTLILKEDFIYDDGSKEFREWTITKEGENFYTGFADGVIGKASGSTSGNAFNWKYTFNLPIGSKKIKVNFDDWMFLQDKNYLINIAKINKFGFNLGTVILFFNKE